Proteins encoded by one window of Verrucomicrobiota bacterium:
- the dnaK gene encoding molecular chaperone DnaK — protein MAKILGIDLGTTNSCMAVMEGGEPVVIENSEGARTTPSIVAFTKSGERLVGQAAKRQAVTNSQNTIFSIKRFMGRKFDEVQDEAKRVPYKVVKAKNGDAYVEVQVGGERKTFSPPEISAMILGKLKADAEAKLGESITQAVITVPAYFNDSQRNATKDAGRIAGLEVLRIINEPTAASLAYGLDKKKDEKIAVYDLGGGTFDISVLEIGEGVFEVKATNGDTHLGGDDWDNAVMDWIIAEFRSETAIDLSRQADALQRIKEEAEKAKIALSSSQEYELNLPFITADATGPKHIQKRLTRAKLEQLTDNLVQRTIPPVKQCLSDAKLSERDVNELVLVGGMTRMPKVQETARKLIGKEPHKGVNPDEVVAVGAAIQGGVLRGDVKDVLLLDVTPLTLAIETMGGVATPMIPKNTTIPTRKSGVFSTAADNQPGVEIKVLQGERRMASDNKNLGTFHLDGIPPAPRGVPQIEVTFDIDANGILNVSAKDLGTGKEQKISITGSSGLTKDEVERLRRDAEAHAEEDRKAYELVEARNNADNLAYQCEKQLNELGDKVPADRKQPIQDAIRQVRETLNGNDLDAIRRASDDLQSKFQAVSADLYKQASAQAGSRPEAGPEAGPAQEPKTDAGSDDRVVDADFEVVDEDKRRGK, from the coding sequence ATGGCTAAAATTCTTGGTATTGATCTTGGCACCACGAACTCGTGCATGGCGGTGATGGAGGGTGGTGAGCCTGTCGTAATAGAGAACTCCGAAGGGGCTCGTACCACTCCGTCAATCGTGGCCTTCACCAAGAGCGGTGAGCGTCTGGTCGGACAAGCTGCCAAACGGCAAGCGGTCACCAACTCGCAAAATACGATCTTTTCGATTAAGCGCTTCATGGGACGCAAATTTGATGAAGTGCAGGACGAAGCGAAGCGGGTGCCTTATAAAGTCGTTAAAGCAAAGAACGGCGATGCTTATGTCGAGGTCCAGGTCGGCGGGGAACGCAAAACATTTTCTCCCCCTGAAATCTCGGCGATGATTTTAGGGAAGCTGAAGGCCGACGCGGAAGCGAAGCTTGGCGAAAGCATCACCCAGGCGGTGATCACGGTACCGGCGTATTTTAATGACTCGCAGCGTAACGCGACCAAAGACGCGGGGCGAATTGCCGGGCTTGAAGTCCTTCGTATCATCAATGAGCCGACGGCGGCGTCGCTGGCTTATGGCCTGGATAAAAAGAAGGATGAGAAGATTGCGGTCTATGACCTGGGCGGTGGTACATTCGATATCTCCGTGCTCGAAATCGGGGAGGGCGTCTTCGAAGTCAAGGCCACCAACGGCGACACCCATCTGGGCGGCGACGATTGGGACAACGCGGTGATGGACTGGATCATTGCGGAGTTCCGCAGTGAAACGGCCATTGACCTGAGCCGCCAGGCTGACGCGCTCCAGCGCATCAAGGAGGAAGCGGAAAAGGCCAAAATTGCCTTGTCATCCTCACAAGAGTACGAACTCAACCTGCCGTTCATCACGGCGGACGCGACGGGGCCGAAGCACATTCAAAAGCGGCTCACGCGCGCCAAGCTGGAACAGCTGACGGATAATCTGGTGCAGCGCACCATCCCGCCGGTTAAACAGTGTCTGTCGGATGCGAAACTGAGTGAGCGCGACGTCAACGAGCTGGTGCTCGTGGGCGGCATGACGCGTATGCCCAAGGTGCAGGAGACTGCCCGCAAACTCATCGGCAAGGAACCCCACAAGGGTGTGAATCCGGATGAAGTGGTGGCAGTCGGTGCGGCGATTCAGGGCGGCGTGTTGCGTGGCGACGTGAAGGACGTCCTGCTGCTTGATGTGACCCCGCTGACGCTGGCGATCGAAACCATGGGTGGAGTTGCTACCCCGATGATCCCGAAGAATACGACCATTCCTACCCGTAAGAGCGGGGTATTCTCGACGGCGGCGGACAACCAGCCCGGGGTTGAAATCAAGGTGCTCCAGGGTGAACGCCGCATGGCCTCGGATAACAAGAACCTCGGCACTTTCCATTTGGACGGCATCCCGCCCGCTCCGCGCGGGGTCCCGCAGATTGAAGTTACCTTTGACATCGACGCGAACGGAATCCTGAACGTTTCAGCCAAGGACCTCGGCACCGGTAAAGAGCAGAAGATCTCGATCACGGGTTCAAGCGGCCTGACGAAGGACGAAGTTGAACGGCTGCGGCGTGATGCGGAGGCGCATGCGGAGGAAGACCGCAAGGCTTACGAGCTGGTGGAAGCGCGTAACAATGCGGACAACCTGGCCTACCAGTGTGAAAAGCAGCTCAATGAGCTTGGCGACAAGGTACCGGCTGACCGCAAACAGCCCATCCAGGACGCGATCCGGCAGGTTCGTGAAACGCTCAACGGTAATGATCTCGACGCGATCCGGCGGGCGAGCGACGATCTGCAGTCGAAGTTCCAGGCCGTAAGCGCCGACCTGTACAAGCAGGCGTCTGCCCAGGCGGGTTCGCGTCCTGAGGCGGGTCCGGAAGCCGGCCCCGCGCAGGAGCCGAAAACCGATGCCGGCTCTGATGACAGGGTCGTCGATGCGGACTTTGAGGTAGTTGACGAAGACAAGCGGAGGGGTAAGTAA
- the groL gene encoding chaperonin GroEL (60 kDa chaperone family; promotes refolding of misfolded polypeptides especially under stressful conditions; forms two stacked rings of heptamers to form a barrel-shaped 14mer; ends can be capped by GroES; misfolded proteins enter the barrel where they are refolded when GroES binds), with protein MAAKQLQFDESARHALLRGVEKLAKAVKATLGPSGRNVILDKKFGSPTITKDGVTVAKEIELEDPYENMGAQLVREVASKTSDVAGDGTTTATVLAESIFREGLKNVTAGANPTYLQRGIQKAVDAIVEELRNISKKVSDQTEIAQVATVSANWDKTIGDIIADAMEKVGKDGTITVEEAKSIETTLEVVEGMQFDKGYLSPYFVTNTETMEAVLENAYILIHEKKISSLKDLLPVLEKVAKAGRPLLIIAEDVEGEALATLVVNKLRGTLQVAAVKAPGFGDRRKAMLEDIAVLTGGRCLTEDLGIKLENITLDDLGRTKRVTIDKETTTIVEGEGSSSAIQGRVNQIRRQIEETTSDYDREKLQERLAKLAGGVAVINVGAATETEMKEKKARVEDALHATRAAVEEGIVPGGGVALIRAQKALDSLKLEGDEQVGLEIVRRAVESPLRQLASNAGREGALIVQEVKGRKGSEGYDVSTGEYVDLLKAGVVDPTKVTRTALQNAASISGLLLTTEALVSEMPEKEKPAPAAPGGMGGMGGMDY; from the coding sequence ATGGCAGCTAAACAATTGCAATTCGATGAGTCTGCGCGTCACGCGTTGCTGCGCGGCGTGGAGAAACTCGCGAAGGCCGTTAAGGCGACCCTCGGGCCCTCCGGCCGCAACGTGATCCTCGATAAAAAGTTCGGCAGCCCGACAATCACCAAAGACGGTGTGACGGTTGCGAAGGAAATCGAGCTTGAGGATCCCTACGAGAACATGGGCGCTCAGCTCGTTCGTGAGGTCGCTTCCAAGACCTCGGACGTGGCTGGTGACGGAACGACGACCGCTACGGTTCTGGCCGAATCCATCTTCCGCGAAGGCCTGAAGAACGTGACGGCCGGCGCCAACCCCACCTACCTTCAGCGCGGCATCCAGAAGGCCGTTGACGCCATCGTGGAAGAGTTGCGCAACATCTCCAAGAAGGTTTCTGACCAGACCGAGATTGCGCAGGTCGCGACGGTGTCGGCCAACTGGGACAAAACCATCGGCGACATCATTGCCGATGCCATGGAGAAGGTCGGCAAGGATGGCACCATCACGGTGGAGGAAGCCAAGTCGATCGAGACGACGCTGGAAGTGGTGGAAGGGATGCAGTTCGACAAGGGCTACCTGTCGCCTTACTTCGTGACTAACACGGAGACGATGGAAGCCGTTCTTGAGAATGCTTACATCCTGATTCACGAAAAGAAGATCTCCAGCCTTAAAGACCTGCTCCCGGTCCTGGAGAAAGTCGCCAAGGCCGGCCGTCCGCTGCTGATCATCGCGGAAGACGTGGAAGGCGAGGCGCTGGCCACCCTGGTGGTCAACAAGCTGCGCGGCACGCTGCAGGTTGCGGCGGTTAAGGCCCCGGGCTTCGGCGATCGTCGCAAGGCGATGCTGGAAGACATCGCGGTGCTTACCGGCGGGCGTTGTCTGACGGAAGATCTCGGCATCAAGCTGGAGAACATCACGTTGGATGACCTCGGCCGCACCAAGCGCGTGACGATCGACAAGGAAACCACGACCATTGTGGAGGGCGAAGGCTCGAGCTCCGCGATTCAGGGGCGCGTCAACCAGATCCGTCGTCAAATCGAAGAGACCACTTCGGACTACGATCGGGAGAAACTCCAGGAACGTCTTGCCAAGCTGGCGGGCGGCGTAGCCGTCATCAACGTAGGCGCCGCGACTGAGACGGAGATGAAGGAGAAGAAGGCGCGCGTCGAAGATGCGCTGCATGCCACCCGCGCGGCGGTGGAAGAAGGCATCGTGCCCGGCGGCGGCGTCGCGCTGATCCGCGCCCAGAAAGCCTTGGACAGCCTGAAGCTTGAAGGCGACGAGCAGGTCGGTCTGGAGATCGTCCGCCGTGCGGTGGAATCTCCGCTGCGCCAGCTGGCGTCCAACGCCGGCCGCGAAGGCGCCCTGATCGTTCAGGAAGTCAAGGGTCGCAAGGGCAGCGAAGGTTACGACGTTTCGACGGGTGAATACGTTGACCTGCTCAAGGCCGGCGTCGTCGACCCGACCAAGGTAACCCGGACCGCGCTGCAGAATGCGGCTTCGATTTCCGGCCTGTTGCTGACCACTGAAGCCCTCGTTTCCGAGATGCCGGAGAAGGAAAAACCGGCCCCGGCAGCTCCGGGCGGCATGGGCGGCATGGGCGGCATGGACTACTAA
- the groES gene encoding co-chaperone GroES has translation MAINVRPLADRVLVQPLEEKEVKKGGIIIPDTAKEKPQEGTVVALGTGKVDENGKKIEFNVKVGDRVLISKYGGTEIKLDDQNYLILREDDILGILG, from the coding sequence ATGGCAATCAACGTAAGACCTCTCGCCGATCGCGTGCTCGTTCAGCCGCTCGAAGAGAAGGAAGTCAAGAAAGGTGGGATCATCATTCCTGACACGGCTAAAGAAAAGCCGCAGGAAGGGACGGTCGTTGCCCTCGGCACCGGCAAGGTTGACGAGAATGGCAAGAAGATCGAATTCAATGTCAAGGTTGGTGACAGGGTGCTGATCTCCAAGTACGGCGGCACCGAAATCAAGCTTGACGATCAGAACTACCTGATCCTGCGCGAGGACGACATCCTCGGCATTCTTGGCTAA